AACAATATCAATTTTATTTTGAACTACTATAACATCCTTAACGCCAATAACATCGAGCGCCATAAGATGTTCTTTAGTTTGTGGTTGTGGACAAGACTCATTTGCAGCAATTACTAACACTGCACCATCCATAATTGCAGCACCAGATAACATAGTTGCCATAAGAGTTTCGTGACCCGGAGCATCAACAAAAGATACTTTCCTAATTAATTCAGTTTCACTCCCACAGATTTCACAGGTTTCAGAAGTAGTATAGCATTCGGGTTCATCGCAGTTAGGACATTTCCTAAATTCAATGTCCGCATAACCCAAACGAATTGAAATACCTCTTTTTGTTTCCTCACTGTGAGTATCAGTCCATATTCCTGATAATGCTTTAGTAAGAGTAGTCTTACCATGGTCTACATGACCAACTAAACCTATGTTAACATCTGACTGTACGTTCACAGATAACCACCTTTTTAATAATTTTATTAACTTAAAGTAAAATGAGAAAAATAGTTAAACTATTCTTCCTCTTCTTCACCAGCACCAAGAATATCAGCTATTGATTTGCTTCCAGCTTTTGTAACTACAGTGTTGATTTGTACAATATCTTCAGCAATAGTGTTTCCTCTTACGGTTTTTCTCCTTTTAACACCATCTGCTTTAGGATGATAACCAATACCACCAGTTAATAAACTTTTAATTCTTCTAGTACCGGAAACATCTTTTTTCATAGTAAAACCGTTTTTATCACTACCACCAGTAATTTTTAAAGTGTAACCGTCTAAACCAACAATTCCACCATCAAATTCATCACCGATGACTAATCCGTTTAAGGCTTTAGTTTCATCGAGTTCAACTTGATAAGATTCAGCTTTTTCAGACACAACTA
This genomic interval from Methanobrevibacter sp. contains the following:
- a CDS encoding 30S ribosomal protein S6e gives rise to the protein MAFKVVVSEKAESYQVELDETKALNGLVIGDEFDGGIVGLDGYTLKITGGSDKNGFTMKKDVSGTRRIKSLLTGGIGYHPKADGVKRRKTVRGNTIAEDIVQINTVVTKAGSKSIADILGAGEEEEE